A single genomic interval of uncultured Pseudodesulfovibrio sp. harbors:
- a CDS encoding DASS family sodium-coupled anion symporter, with amino-acid sequence MPVIHYLREKRWFLITLAVQAVMLMLPVPDGLSPGGWRVLVMTVGATMLFVTEPIPLPSVALLIILGQVFLLGLDSSLVAKSLMKDSVLFIMGSLMLAVALVKQKLDKRLALLIIGVTGSNTYRIAFGISVFSGILASFIGEHTVAAMMLPVALSLIQLATDDLRRQRALAVLLLFSISYACAMAGIGTPSGGARNAIMVDYLRDFFYAPDDPASYEYKLSYFKWMVYAYPIFLIQLPLMHFILRATFKTDLCDLGPAVQKLKAQVGDEGALQGRHYLAMSLFLLTLVGWVGFSSQVGMGTIAILGAALFLVTGLVGWEDLNSGVNWGVVLLYAAAISLGVQMRDTGAAAWVAGLFMDMLAPIGLDSGLGLLGAVMVLTTFITNTMSNGAAVAVLGPIVLSIAVGSETNPLAVGMVTAISSAFAYFTVIGTPASTIVYSSGFLRPSDFMKVGWRMAIMSFAVLLLASKLYWPLVGL; translated from the coding sequence ATGCCTGTGATCCATTATCTTCGCGAAAAACGATGGTTTCTCATAACCCTTGCCGTTCAGGCCGTCATGCTGATGCTGCCTGTGCCGGATGGACTGTCTCCTGGCGGCTGGCGGGTGCTCGTCATGACCGTGGGCGCGACCATGCTGTTCGTGACGGAACCCATCCCGCTGCCATCGGTGGCGCTGCTGATAATATTGGGGCAGGTGTTCCTGCTGGGACTGGATTCGTCACTGGTGGCCAAGTCGCTGATGAAGGATTCGGTCCTGTTCATCATGGGATCGCTGATGCTGGCTGTGGCCCTGGTAAAGCAGAAACTCGACAAACGTCTGGCACTGCTGATCATCGGGGTGACGGGATCGAATACATATCGTATTGCGTTCGGTATTTCAGTTTTCTCCGGCATACTCGCGTCGTTCATCGGTGAGCATACCGTGGCGGCCATGATGCTGCCGGTGGCGCTGTCGCTGATTCAACTGGCAACGGACGATCTGCGCCGACAGCGGGCGCTGGCCGTTCTGCTGCTGTTTTCCATATCCTATGCGTGTGCCATGGCGGGCATCGGTACACCGTCAGGCGGTGCGCGAAATGCGATCATGGTGGATTACCTGCGTGACTTTTTCTATGCCCCGGACGATCCTGCTTCATATGAGTACAAACTCAGCTATTTCAAGTGGATGGTGTACGCATATCCCATCTTTCTTATCCAACTGCCGCTCATGCATTTCATATTGCGGGCCACGTTCAAGACGGATCTTTGCGATCTCGGGCCAGCCGTGCAAAAGCTCAAGGCGCAGGTGGGGGATGAGGGCGCTTTGCAGGGACGGCATTATCTGGCCATGTCCCTTTTTCTGCTGACACTGGTGGGCTGGGTCGGTTTCTCATCGCAGGTGGGCATGGGGACCATTGCCATTCTCGGTGCTGCGCTGTTTCTCGTGACCGGCCTGGTGGGTTGGGAGGACCTCAATTCCGGCGTGAACTGGGGCGTGGTGCTGTTGTATGCCGCGGCCATTTCGCTGGGTGTGCAGATGCGCGATACCGGGGCGGCGGCATGGGTCGCCGGACTGTTCATGGATATGCTCGCCCCCATCGGGCTGGACAGCGGCCTCGGGCTGCTCGGCGCGGTCATGGTGCTGACTACGTTCATCACCAACACCATGAGCAACGGCGCGGCCGTGGCCGTGCTTGGCCCCATCGTGCTGTCCATTGCGGTCGGCTCCGAAACGAATCCGCTGGCAGTGGGCATGGTGACGGCTATTTCGAGCGCTTTCGCGTACTTTACGGTCATCGGCACCCCGGCCTCGACCATAGTCTATTCTTCCGGTTTTCTGAGACCGTCCGACTTCATGAAGGTCGGATGGCGCATGGCGATCATGTCTTTTGCCGTGCTGTTGCTCGCTTCAAAACTGTACTGGCCTCTGGTGGGATTGTAA
- the ilvN gene encoding acetolactate synthase small subunit: MKRTISALCRNEPGVLARMATECGKYDANILSLAAGETENPEVSRIVLCLDGENGAIDEVEKYLHTIDGVISVDDLSRKDFVDRELVMIKVAMDVEQTGQLMQIFEVFRANVVGMGQETITVELSGDQERVDGLIQMLVPYGIKSMCRSGMIALKRGDE; this comes from the coding sequence TTGAAACGGACGATATCGGCCCTGTGTAGGAATGAACCGGGCGTTTTGGCGCGCATGGCAACGGAGTGCGGAAAATATGATGCGAACATCCTGTCGCTGGCGGCAGGCGAGACCGAAAATCCGGAAGTGTCCCGGATCGTGCTGTGCCTTGACGGGGAAAACGGCGCAATCGACGAGGTTGAGAAATACCTGCACACCATCGACGGCGTGATTTCGGTGGACGACCTGTCGCGCAAGGATTTCGTGGACCGTGAACTGGTCATGATCAAGGTCGCCATGGATGTGGAACAGACCGGGCAGTTGATGCAAATTTTCGAAGTATTCCGGGCCAATGTCGTGGGCATGGGACAGGAAACCATCACCGTGGAACTGTCCGGCGATCAGGAACGCGTGGACGGCCTGATTCAGATGCTGGTGCCCTACGGCATCAAATCCATGTGCCGTTCCGGCATGATCGCACTCAAGCGCGGGGATGAATAA
- a CDS encoding bifunctional enoyl-CoA hydratase/phosphate acetyltransferase, protein MAEFEPIKSLEGLVQAALKQAGTGLPKVAIARSAEGFVLRAGIEAFERGVAEPILIGDMDETQRIADERGMDISRFQHIHVTDDQTAVTEAVRLFRDGEAQLIMKGLVSTATLLKAVLNKQTGVPHAGRILSHISVFESPVDGRLMLMTDPGVNITPSLQRKSDILKNALDVARKLGMQRPRAAILAATEKINYPAMPATLDGDILTKMSKKGEFGDAEVLGPLSLDLAVSKKAAATKQFDSPVAGAADILVTPNIEAGNILYKSLSTLSGCIMAAVVVGSRVPVVVPSRGDSDASKFHSIALASVLAQRSVT, encoded by the coding sequence ATGGCGGAGTTTGAACCGATAAAAAGCCTTGAGGGGCTGGTACAGGCCGCGCTGAAACAGGCCGGGACCGGGCTGCCTAAGGTGGCCATCGCACGCTCGGCCGAAGGCTTTGTTCTGCGCGCCGGGATCGAGGCGTTTGAACGGGGCGTGGCCGAACCGATCCTGATCGGCGACATGGACGAGACACAACGGATCGCCGATGAACGCGGAATGGACATTTCACGCTTTCAGCACATTCATGTGACCGACGACCAGACCGCAGTGACCGAGGCGGTCCGGCTGTTCCGGGATGGCGAGGCGCAGCTCATCATGAAGGGGCTGGTCTCCACCGCCACCCTGCTCAAGGCGGTGCTGAACAAGCAGACGGGCGTGCCCCATGCGGGACGCATCCTGAGCCATATTTCGGTTTTCGAATCGCCGGTGGACGGTCGCCTGATGCTGATGACCGATCCGGGCGTGAACATCACCCCTTCCTTGCAGCGAAAATCGGACATCCTGAAAAACGCACTGGACGTGGCGCGGAAGCTCGGTATGCAGCGCCCCAGGGCAGCCATTCTGGCAGCTACGGAAAAGATCAATTATCCCGCAATGCCCGCCACGCTGGATGGGGACATCCTGACCAAGATGTCAAAGAAGGGCGAGTTCGGCGATGCCGAAGTGCTCGGGCCGCTGTCGCTTGATCTGGCCGTCTCCAAAAAAGCGGCGGCAACCAAGCAGTTCGACAGCCCGGTAGCCGGAGCGGCGGACATCCTTGTCACGCCGAACATCGAGGCGGGCAACATCCTGTACAAATCCCTGAGCACGCTTTCCGGCTGCATCATGGCAGCGGTCGTGGTGGGCAGCCGGGTGCCGGTGGTCGTCCCATCGCGCGGCGATTCCGATGCAAGCAAATTCCATTCGATAGCGCTGGCGAGTGTCTTGGCGCAACGGAGCGTAACATGA
- the buk gene encoding butyrate kinase: protein MSDDMLDDLESARYGEHACNLGAMLAQDLADEWNIPAFIVDPVVTDELADVARLTGYPEIKRRSLFHALSQRGSARTAARRLGVDYETSNFIVCHMGGGISIGAHRRGRVVDVINALDGEGPFSPERTGGLPVIPVLDLIQRGEKSMDEMKRIILREGGLFAHLGTNDPREVVKRIEAGDTQAQLVFEALMYGIAKHIASLVPALADDSGTIEASAVVLTGGLARSEQITEGLRRRVGFIAPVEVVTGDEEMAALADGAARALKQPEEAKIYNKTTS from the coding sequence GTGTCGGACGATATGCTCGACGATCTGGAATCAGCACGCTACGGCGAACACGCCTGCAACCTCGGAGCCATGCTCGCGCAGGATCTGGCTGACGAATGGAACATACCGGCCTTCATCGTGGACCCGGTGGTCACCGATGAACTGGCGGATGTGGCCCGACTGACCGGATATCCCGAAATAAAAAGGCGGAGCCTGTTTCACGCATTGAGCCAGCGCGGCTCGGCACGGACCGCGGCCCGCAGGCTCGGGGTGGACTATGAAACATCGAATTTCATCGTCTGCCACATGGGCGGCGGCATTTCCATCGGCGCACACCGCCGGGGACGCGTGGTGGACGTGATCAACGCACTGGACGGCGAAGGACCGTTTTCCCCGGAACGCACGGGCGGCCTGCCGGTCATCCCGGTGCTGGACCTGATCCAACGCGGCGAAAAAAGCATGGACGAGATGAAACGCATCATCCTGCGCGAAGGCGGCCTGTTCGCCCATCTCGGCACCAACGATCCGCGGGAGGTCGTCAAACGCATCGAGGCCGGAGACACGCAGGCACAGCTCGTGTTCGAAGCCCTGATGTACGGCATTGCCAAACATATCGCCTCGCTCGTTCCGGCACTGGCCGATGACAGTGGAACAATCGAGGCAAGCGCAGTCGTCCTGACCGGCGGATTGGCCCGCAGTGAACAGATCACGGAAGGACTGCGCCGCAGGGTCGGCTTCATCGCTCCGGTGGAAGTCGTGACGGGCGACGAGGAAATGGCCGCCCTTGCCGATGGTGCCGCCCGCGCCTTGAAACAACCGGAAGAGGCAAAGATTTACAATAAAACTACATCCTAA
- a CDS encoding protein-glutamate O-methyltransferase CheR, whose amino-acid sequence MGSLFSSSITLRKSVKISDDEFVQLRDFIYEKSGIFVDIKRKYLFESRFSKRLAQLSLSSFADYIKYLKFGPNKNDELKKLYELVTTNETSLFRDIKQLDAFRDNVLKEKLDQQRKAGKLELNIWSAGCSSGEEPYTLSILIHEVLRMEIARWKINITAVDLSQPMIDKAKKGVYGDYSFKTTPDDIKKRYFTEAPDGWKIKPAVTKPITFQQMNLNDGLALKRIARSHIIFCRNVIIYFDENMKKKVVNSFYDNLLPDGYLMLGHSETLHKVSQSFKPIFHPGTIAYKKEG is encoded by the coding sequence ATGGGATCACTGTTCTCCAGTTCGATTACACTGAGAAAAAGCGTCAAGATTTCGGACGATGAATTCGTTCAGCTTCGTGATTTCATTTATGAAAAAAGCGGCATCTTCGTCGATATCAAGCGTAAATACCTCTTTGAAAGCCGTTTTTCAAAACGTCTGGCCCAGCTCAGCCTTTCCAGTTTCGCGGATTATATCAAATACCTGAAATTCGGGCCGAACAAGAATGATGAGCTGAAAAAGCTGTATGAACTCGTCACCACCAATGAGACGAGTCTGTTCCGTGATATCAAACAGCTCGATGCCTTCCGCGACAACGTGCTCAAGGAAAAGCTCGACCAGCAGCGCAAGGCCGGAAAGCTCGAACTCAACATCTGGTCCGCAGGCTGCTCTTCCGGCGAAGAGCCGTACACCCTTTCCATCCTGATTCACGAAGTACTCCGCATGGAGATCGCCCGCTGGAAGATCAACATCACGGCCGTGGACCTTTCGCAGCCCATGATCGACAAGGCAAAAAAAGGCGTCTACGGCGACTATTCCTTCAAGACCACGCCCGACGACATCAAGAAACGCTATTTCACCGAGGCTCCCGACGGCTGGAAAATCAAGCCCGCCGTCACCAAGCCCATCACCTTCCAACAGATGAATCTGAACGACGGGCTCGCCCTGAAAAGAATCGCCCGCTCTCATATCATTTTCTGCCGAAATGTGATTATCTATTTTGACGAGAACATGAAGAAAAAGGTTGTTAACTCCTTTTATGACAACCTGTTGCCCGACGGATATCTCATGCTTGGACACTCCGAAACCCTGCACAAGGTCTCGCAATCGTTCAAGCCGATATTCCATCCGGGAACCATTGCGTACAAGAAAGAAGGCTAG
- a CDS encoding HDOD domain-containing protein produces the protein MSIKRLDELTIGMVLASDLKAEDGRPLFMAGIELGERHIELLKRVGVKEIDVEASVLDLSEETLREIEDYVRDFFLYVDPDFPPCIEMFKIALDLTAQAVADGWDLPDPSQRRAENVEHMEDLFTKGMGSPDTIVKHETELSSFPDIYFRIREILEDESASADRIAQVVGTDMSLSAKLLKLVNSPFYGFPQSIDSISRAVALVGAKELSTLALGISAINYFKDIPPELVDMKSFWRHSITCGILAKVLAGTQTGLSPERFFIAGLLHDVGQLIMYKKLPYASTEAMLFARENSIPLVEAERSVMGFCHTDISKPLLESWKFPEGLSNMVNYHHNPMEFPNPLEPAIIHVADTLSNAVEISQGGMYVLPNLDPDAWELLGIDPSALDEAVAEYRKQIDIIINAFF, from the coding sequence TTGAGTATCAAACGCCTGGATGAGCTAACCATCGGTATGGTTCTGGCCTCGGACCTGAAAGCCGAGGACGGCAGACCGCTTTTCATGGCCGGAATCGAGCTGGGAGAGCGGCATATCGAGCTACTGAAGCGCGTGGGCGTCAAGGAAATCGACGTGGAAGCAAGCGTACTCGACCTCAGCGAGGAAACACTCCGTGAAATCGAAGACTACGTCCGTGACTTCTTTTTGTATGTCGACCCGGATTTTCCGCCCTGCATCGAGATGTTCAAGATAGCACTGGACCTGACCGCACAGGCCGTGGCCGACGGTTGGGACCTGCCGGACCCGTCCCAACGCCGCGCAGAAAACGTGGAGCACATGGAAGACCTCTTCACAAAGGGCATGGGGTCGCCCGACACCATCGTGAAACACGAAACCGAACTGTCGAGCTTCCCGGACATCTATTTCCGCATCCGTGAAATCCTTGAGGACGAGAGCGCCTCCGCGGACCGCATCGCGCAGGTCGTGGGCACGGACATGAGCCTGTCCGCCAAGCTCCTCAAGCTCGTGAACAGCCCGTTCTACGGCTTCCCCCAGTCCATCGATTCCATCAGCCGCGCCGTGGCTCTTGTGGGTGCCAAGGAACTGTCCACCCTTGCCCTAGGCATCTCGGCCATCAATTATTTCAAGGACATCCCGCCGGAACTCGTGGACATGAAATCGTTCTGGCGGCACTCCATCACCTGCGGCATCCTCGCCAAGGTGCTTGCCGGAACCCAGACCGGCCTTTCGCCGGAGCGGTTCTTCATCGCCGGCCTGCTCCACGACGTGGGCCAGCTCATCATGTACAAGAAACTGCCCTACGCCTCCACCGAGGCCATGCTCTTTGCCCGCGAGAATTCCATCCCGCTTGTGGAAGCCGAACGGTCCGTCATGGGCTTCTGCCACACGGACATCAGCAAGCCACTCCTTGAATCATGGAAATTCCCGGAAGGTCTCTCCAACATGGTGAATTACCATCATAACCCCATGGAATTTCCCAATCCGCTCGAGCCGGCCATCATCCATGTGGCCGACACCCTAAGCAACGCCGTGGAAATTTCACAGGGCGGAATGTACGTGCTCCCGAATCTCGACCCCGACGCCTGGGAACTGCTCGGCATCGACCCGTCCGCACTGGACGAAGCCGTGGCCGAATACCGGAAGCAGATCGACATCATCATCAACGCTTTTTTCTAA
- a CDS encoding GGDEF domain-containing protein, protein MGPQSSHSDMQHLAAILKKFGVDDPDWVAVILFVRNLLGRLTVYSEEKKGEIQREVFAELAKKDFSETGFETIIAMLDMYIMQTIGTLELEESLAQEKRSAAQLLNEMTEIIDSMQGSADRQNRKLDAFKEQTVGVIESGKERSFIVAKVRDMFQDLIVEFKEEARELQAKAKLLEHTANFDPMLTELHNRRALDAFLLDVMRDQDENSAPLSMMMIDVDFFKDVNDTYGHQAGDDVLRALSRIISAHAIQYQGFTARYGGEEIVIVMQDMKRNIAAIKAEAIRSDVENYDFRIRTDGKLADTPIQFTVSIGVSAWQPGWGAGEFVHAADTALYAAKNSGRNKVSVFKEE, encoded by the coding sequence ATGGGACCACAGTCTTCTCATAGCGATATGCAGCATCTGGCTGCGATTTTGAAAAAATTCGGTGTTGACGACCCCGACTGGGTCGCGGTCATTCTTTTCGTGCGTAACCTTCTGGGGCGTCTGACGGTCTACAGCGAGGAGAAAAAGGGCGAAATACAGCGCGAGGTCTTTGCCGAGCTGGCGAAGAAGGATTTTTCCGAGACCGGCTTCGAGACCATCATCGCCATGCTCGACATGTACATCATGCAGACCATCGGTACGCTGGAGCTGGAAGAGTCGCTGGCTCAGGAGAAGCGTTCCGCGGCCCAACTGCTCAATGAAATGACCGAGATAATCGACTCCATGCAGGGCAGTGCGGACCGTCAGAACCGCAAGCTCGATGCCTTCAAGGAGCAGACCGTGGGGGTGATCGAATCCGGCAAGGAGCGGTCCTTCATCGTGGCCAAGGTTCGGGACATGTTTCAGGATCTTATCGTGGAATTCAAGGAGGAGGCCCGGGAGCTGCAAGCCAAGGCCAAGCTGCTTGAGCACACCGCCAACTTCGATCCCATGCTGACCGAACTGCACAATCGGCGCGCACTGGATGCCTTTTTACTGGATGTGATGCGCGATCAGGATGAGAATTCCGCACCGCTGTCCATGATGATGATCGACGTCGATTTCTTCAAGGACGTCAATGACACGTATGGGCATCAGGCCGGGGACGACGTGCTTCGCGCGCTGTCGCGCATCATTTCGGCTCATGCGATCCAGTATCAGGGGTTTACCGCCCGGTACGGCGGCGAGGAGATCGTCATTGTCATGCAGGACATGAAGCGCAATATTGCGGCGATCAAGGCCGAGGCCATCCGCTCTGATGTGGAAAACTATGATTTCCGAATCCGGACCGACGGGAAGCTGGCCGATACTCCGATCCAGTTTACGGTCTCCATCGGTGTTTCGGCATGGCAGCCCGGATGGGGTGCCGGCGAATTCGTACACGCTGCGGATACCGCCCTGTATGCCGCCAAGAATTCAGGCCGTAACAAGGTGTCTGTCTTCAAGGAAGAATAA
- a CDS encoding HD domain-containing phosphohydrolase encodes MYTRSGQKFTARHRQVLHRNDVSEIYVQSSEKPQYEKYIEDNLGKILLDEDLPIEVRSKVFYEASTEVMQDVFDSKLPTSMRAAHFDRITEVVKNSIKFLASDSSLSAVAPFISHDYKTYTHCMHVFVYSVAMFHTYDMPDNEVFECGLGALLHDVGKARIPRRILNKRGSLTQGEREIIKEHSVHGISMCSHLPMSQNTINCILFHHEKLDGTGYPAGLKGDNIPMPVRVLSLSDIYDALVTDRPYAEAMQPYEALTLIRHEMRESVDMNVFKRFVSILSGADMV; translated from the coding sequence TTGTACACGAGATCCGGCCAGAAATTCACGGCCCGCCACCGTCAGGTACTCCATCGGAACGACGTCAGCGAGATTTATGTTCAGAGTTCGGAAAAACCCCAGTATGAAAAGTATATCGAGGATAATCTCGGCAAGATTCTGCTGGATGAAGACCTACCGATCGAGGTCCGTTCAAAAGTGTTCTATGAAGCGTCCACCGAGGTCATGCAGGACGTGTTTGACAGCAAGCTGCCCACCTCCATGCGCGCTGCCCATTTTGATCGCATCACCGAAGTCGTCAAGAATTCCATAAAGTTCCTTGCTTCGGATTCGTCCCTGTCCGCCGTGGCTCCGTTCATTTCCCACGATTACAAGACCTACACCCACTGCATGCACGTCTTTGTCTATTCGGTGGCCATGTTCCATACCTATGACATGCCCGATAACGAGGTGTTCGAATGCGGTCTGGGCGCATTGCTCCATGATGTGGGCAAGGCGCGCATTCCCCGCCGCATCCTCAACAAGCGCGGCTCCCTGACTCAGGGGGAAAGGGAAATAATCAAGGAACATTCCGTCCACGGCATTTCAATGTGCTCGCATCTGCCCATGAGCCAGAACACCATCAACTGCATTCTCTTTCATCATGAAAAGCTCGACGGAACGGGGTATCCCGCCGGTCTCAAGGGGGACAACATCCCCATGCCCGTCCGCGTCCTCTCCCTGTCCGATATCTATGATGCGCTGGTCACAGACCGCCCGTATGCCGAAGCCATGCAGCCCTATGAGGCGCTGACCCTGATCCGGCACGAGATGCGGGAAAGCGTGGACATGAACGTGTTCAAGCGGTTTGTTTCCATCCTGAGCGGCGCGGATATGGTCTAG
- a CDS encoding glycosyltransferase family A protein produces the protein MPLLSIIIPNYNYGRFLYRMAHALNRQTLDLRNVELILADDGSTDDSREQAATLSALSVHSFTSLWLDHCGCPGSVRNAGLERATGQYLLCLDPDDIPAPGYLEACIVALKTHPQADISYTDFFIQEDGETHAVALPDFLPELLAVQNILPPAAMMHRKVWEKTGGYRDNTAYEDWDLWVRAAHAGFFGIRVATPLFTHMVHGENFSFDARQDDARAKAAIVLNTPEFFAEDVRHWARGVMAGESWAESFPRGLIPRAG, from the coding sequence ATGCCGCTGCTTTCCATTATCATACCCAACTATAATTACGGCCGATTTCTTTACCGCATGGCCCATGCCCTCAATCGGCAGACGCTTGACTTGCGTAATGTCGAACTGATTCTGGCGGATGACGGCAGCACTGACGATTCGCGGGAACAGGCCGCGACCCTCAGCGCCTTGTCCGTTCATTCATTCACTTCATTGTGGCTCGATCATTGCGGGTGTCCGGGAAGCGTGCGTAACGCAGGCCTTGAGCGGGCAACCGGACAGTACCTTCTTTGTCTGGACCCGGACGACATTCCTGCGCCGGGATATCTTGAGGCGTGCATTGTCGCCCTGAAAACACACCCCCAAGCCGACATTTCCTATACGGATTTTTTCATTCAGGAAGACGGTGAGACGCATGCTGTCGCGCTTCCCGACTTTCTGCCGGAACTGCTCGCCGTTCAGAACATATTGCCTCCGGCGGCCATGATGCATCGGAAAGTATGGGAAAAGACGGGTGGTTATCGGGACAACACCGCCTATGAGGACTGGGATTTGTGGGTCCGTGCGGCTCATGCCGGATTTTTCGGGATACGTGTTGCCACGCCGTTATTCACGCACATGGTCCATGGTGAGAATTTTTCCTTTGACGCCCGACAGGATGACGCCCGGGCCAAGGCTGCCATCGTCCTGAACACCCCGGAATTCTTTGCTGAGGATGTCCGTCATTGGGCCAGGGGCGTCATGGCCGGGGAATCATGGGCTGAATCTTTTCCGCGCGGCCTGATCCCACGGGCCGGTTGA